The following proteins are encoded in a genomic region of Bacteroidota bacterium:
- the hypB gene encoding hydrogenase nickel incorporation protein HypB gives MCTTCGCGSDEDEVKITLAGEENEQVHQHSHDGHSHHHPHGHSHHDHSHHDQHHHHGQDGHTHDHSLYKTIDLEVDVLSQNNLLAERNRGYFEAKNILALNLVSSPGSGKTTLLESTLKAVNNKLDCYVIEGDQQTMNDANRINATGVPVVQVNTGSGCHLDSDMINKAVKKLKPKENSIVFIENVGNLVCPSMFDLGEEKRVVIMSVTEGDDKPLKYPDMFQSSNLCIINKIDLAPYVDFDIEKSIENAKKVNHHLEFIELSATTGEGMEKWIEWLERTV, from the coding sequence GGATGAAGTTAAAATCACTTTGGCCGGCGAAGAAAACGAACAAGTCCATCAACACAGTCATGACGGACACAGTCATCATCATCCACACGGTCACAGTCATCATGATCATAGTCACCATGATCAGCATCATCATCACGGTCAAGATGGACATACTCATGATCACTCACTTTACAAAACCATTGATCTGGAGGTTGATGTATTAAGTCAGAATAATTTATTGGCAGAAAGAAATAGAGGTTATTTCGAAGCGAAGAATATACTTGCACTAAACCTTGTCAGTTCACCGGGTTCCGGTAAAACAACATTGCTCGAAAGTACATTGAAAGCGGTAAACAATAAGCTGGACTGTTATGTTATAGAAGGCGATCAGCAAACAATGAACGATGCTAACCGGATTAATGCAACAGGTGTTCCGGTGGTACAGGTAAATACCGGGTCAGGTTGTCATTTAGATTCGGATATGATTAACAAGGCAGTAAAAAAACTTAAACCAAAAGAAAATTCAATAGTCTTTATAGAAAATGTAGGGAATTTGGTATGCCCGTCGATGTTCGATCTGGGTGAAGAAAAAAGGGTTGTAATAATGAGCGTTACCGAAGGAGATGATAAGCCGTTGAAATACCCCGATATGTTTCAGTCATCGAATTTATGTATCATTAATAAAATAGATCTGGCTCCATATGTGGATTTCGATATTGAAAAATCTATCGAGAATGCGAAGAAGGTAAATCATCATCTGGAGTTTATAGAGTTATCAGCCACAACAGGTGAGGGTATGGAGAAGTGGATTGAGTGGTTGGAGAGAACGGTTTAA